A genomic window from Salvelinus sp. IW2-2015 linkage group LG13, ASM291031v2, whole genome shotgun sequence includes:
- the LOC139022509 gene encoding E3 ubiquitin/ISG15 ligase TRIM25-like, giving the protein MAENQELFCCSICLDLLKDPVTTACGHSYCMGCIKESWDQDDLKGFYSCPQCRQTFIPRPVLNRSTVLAEVVEKLKKTGLQAAPPPALCYAGPGDVVCDFCTGTRKQKALMSCLACLASYCETHLQPHYEYPAFKKHKLVKATXQLQEKICSHHDKLLEVYCRTDQQCICLLCTMDEHKGHDTVSAAAERTEKQRQLGMSQQKVQQRFQEREKELKELQQAVESFKVSIVDQRRHTISLLSSSQSERRGAPLQSHLPHCWEQAVWTPFRE; this is encoded by the exons ATGGCAGAGAATCAGGAACTGTTCTGTTGCTCCATCTGTCTGGATCTACTGAAGGATCCGGTGACTACTGCCTGTGGACACAGTTACTGTATGGGCTGTATTAAAGAAAGCTGGGATCAGGATGATCTGAAAGGTTTCTACAGCTGCCCACAGTGCAGACAGACCTTTATCCCAAGGCCTGTTCTGAACAGGAGCACTGTGCTGGCTGAAGTGGTGGAGAAACTGAAGAAGACAGGACTCCAGGCTGCTCCCCCTCCTGCTCTGTGCTATGCTGGACCTGGAGATGTGGTGTGTGATTTCTGTACTGGGACCAGAAAGCAGAAAGCCCTCATGTCCTGTCTGGCGTGTCTGgcctcttactgtgagactcacctccAACCTCACTATGAATATCCTGCTTTCAAGAAGCACAAGCTGGTCAAAGCCACCRCACAACTACAGGAGAAGATCTGCTCTCATCATGACAAACTGCTGGAGGTTTACTGTCGTACCGATCAGCAGTGTATCTGTCTGCTGTGTACAATGGATGAACATAAAGGCCATGATACAGTGtcagctgcagcagagaggactGAGAAACAG AGGCAGCTGGGGATGAGTCAGCAGAAGGTCCAGCAGAgattccaggagagagagaaggagctgaaGGAGCTCCAACAGGCTGTGGAGTCTTTCAAGGTGAGTATTGTTGACCAGAGGAGACACACCATTTCACTTCTCTCCTCCAgtcagagtgagaggagaggggccCCTCTCCAATCCCACTTACCCCACTGTTGGGAACAGGCTGTCTGGACCCCTTTCAGAGAATAG